TTCGGGCTGTTCCTCGTTCATCCGAGCGGGATGGGCTTCGGTGACGCGAAGTTGGCGGTCGGGCTGGGGTGCGTGCTGGGGTGGTACGGCTGGGCGGTGCTGTTCCTCGGGGCGTTCGCGGGGCTGCTGCTGGGGTCGTTGTACGGGACGGCGCTGCTGGTGACGCGGCGGGCGCGGCGCGGGGAGGCGCTGGCCTTCGGGCCGTTCATGATCGCGGGGGCATGGCTGGGGGTGCTGATAGGCGGGGCGACGAGCGGCTGAGCCCGCGCGAGCCCCGTGCGAGCCTCTCCGGTCCGTGAGCTCGGTCAGCGAGGCCGGTCCGCAGGCGTCATGCCCCGCAGAAGTTTATGTACCGAGCGATCCAAAACATGCTACGGTCACACCATGGCCCGACCGAGGAAGTTCGACGAGGAGCGGGCGGTCGACGCCGCGCTGGAGGCGTTCTGGACCGCCGGGTACGAGGCGACCTCGACCCAGGATCTGTGTGACGCCACCGGTCTCGGCCGGAGCAGCATCTACAACACGTTCAAGAGCAAGCGTGATCTCTTCCAGCGCGCCCTTCTCCTCTATATGGAGCGCAAGACCGGCGAACTGATCGAGCTGCTGGAGAGCGACCTGCCCGTCCGGGAGAAGCTCCGGACCGCGCTCGTCCGCATCGTCGACGAGGAGTCCGAGCACGTCGACGACGGCCGCGGCTGTCTGGTTGTCAACACCGCCATCGAGCTGGCCGCGCGCGACCGTGAGGTGGCGCAC
The window above is part of the Streptomyces syringium genome. Proteins encoded here:
- a CDS encoding TetR/AcrR family transcriptional regulator, with the translated sequence MARPRKFDEERAVDAALEAFWTAGYEATSTQDLCDATGLGRSSIYNTFKSKRDLFQRALLLYMERKTGELIELLESDLPVREKLRTALVRIVDEESEHVDDGRGCLVVNTAIELAARDREVAHDLERDYGRRLDALAAAIEAGQRDGDIGRAKDARTLAHFLIASVGGMRVSARAGAGRDALEGVVRTTLDAL